TCAGAAACGGGCCAACTTCTGGCTGGCACAGCGAAAATCAATATAACACCCAAAACCAGTGAGCCCATTCATGATTCTGTATATGCCCGTAGTTTGGTGTTAGAAGTCGGACAACTAAATATTGCTTTTGTAGCGGTGGACCTTGTTATTTTTACAAGTACGAGGATAAAAAAGGAATGCTTTGAAAAATATGGAATTTCTCAGGTTATTCTCTCTTCGTCACATAATCATTCAGGACCACTGGTTGCCAACAAAATTTTTTTTACAGAAGACAGTCCGTTTCAAAAATTTTACGAGGATCAAATCATTAAAGTGATCGGCATAGCGGCCAACAACAAATTCAGGGCCAGGATTTCCGCAGGCAAAAGCACATTCCCTCAATTGAATTTTAACAGGTTAATCGTGCGAGAGGACGGCCATGCACGTGAGTCCTGGTTTGAAGACGAACATTACAAATCCGAAAATCCGGAAAGAATTCCCTTTGGTCCTGTGGATGCAGAGTTAGGTGTCATAAAAGTAATGAATGATCATGGCGACACGCGGGCGGTCTTGATGAATTATGCCATGCATGCTGATATTGTTTGTTTTAATTACGCGGTTTCAGCAGATTTTCCAGGTGTAGCAACCCGGAAGGTAGAAGAAACCCTTGGTAAAGATGTTAATTGTCTTTTTATCCAGGGTGCTTCGGGTAATATGGAGTCGTTGCTGATCAGTCCAAGGCGTTCAGGCCCGGACGA
The nucleotide sequence above comes from Dyadobacter subterraneus. Encoded proteins:
- a CDS encoding neutral/alkaline non-lysosomal ceramidase N-terminal domain-containing protein, which gives rise to MKIFCLKSALLCQTFAVLVLCLLAMVLPARSETGQLLAGTAKINITPKTSEPIHDSVYARSLVLEVGQLNIAFVAVDLVIFTSTRIKKECFEKYGISQVILSSSHNHSGPLVANKIFFTEDSPFQKFYEDQIIKVIGIAANNKFRARISAGKSTFPQLNFNRLIVREDGHARESWFEDEHYKSENPERIPFGPVDAELGVIKVMNDHGDTRAVLMNYAMHADIVCFNYAVSADFPGVATRKVEETLGKDVNCLFIQGASGNMESLLISPRRSGPDDKIKTNYEPMQRTGDLLAWETVKLVKKTAPGPDRTDVKWMTDSLPFTGRYDKSLKFNVQFSNLIINNDISIAVCPGEFFIQFQLDWKEKMKVAGANGFLFGYSWTGGQWPGYIGDIRSMALGGYGADQNPKGIQVGSGESIMSKQLENFYSLIGLMRQHPPK